A window of the Streptomyces sp. JB150 genome harbors these coding sequences:
- a CDS encoding ATP/GTP-binding protein — MYDGQAPTPGEVATAAPARPVRLAPLKDGLPPEKRALAQHLRQLFLVLGIGVRRFAARQFIDPSSVTRYLNGERVPPWDFVTRIIEEVEKARAPLTPEAQAALWELHRAALKSNRHSSEMQALQDRLAEADEETRRITTRQRALQEALLDREGRLAKVRGRCRNLEAQLEEQRLAHRGEVELWRGEYARLQEESGDLQEQVIYLQEALAVTRAELIAAEDRCHRLESRLETLQALGGGEQDDDERPSIVAMLEEADRRSSVPELVRAVGDLELRTRKAMASELVRSAGQSRTVEEVAGLLSALRRAGFDTHAQTALPALLMVRSVDDTSALARELFRDGLEEYVVILVQASVRFHQPEDLADFALALHRAGLPEHAEGLLGAAAVVRSVPDLVSVTLTLAGGELDGAVVTAMSAAAAQRPVPDLVTLRLTLREVRLSRYADVLQRAVAAGRSASDVAEFLRALSHHGLERDAETVFALTQDRSIGHLIPLVQALRDGRAWSVLSRAGRCRPVDDVAVLISELHMAGRHQFAANLLVLTVRSRPVDQIEQLLDLLGGMAPGLESVMRTAARILTPAECAALLTWLEHHGLDAPAEAVFRCAVHDELAGQAGLFLAALAEAGSRCAGRDVLCRHASTMEVPTLAHLMLALESASLTSQLDAVITDRYLHGPVVDVALLVKRLGSTSGVGPRAERVQRRILHHMVRARSCADQAALVGALQAAGLGALADLLVTEALKAHGRQFKDHLTRERTKHEQKVMSRAFWVSDRPRPRRRDRRAQTGGSAEADL, encoded by the coding sequence ATGTACGACGGACAGGCGCCCACCCCTGGCGAGGTGGCCACGGCCGCCCCGGCCCGGCCGGTGAGGCTGGCCCCGCTGAAGGACGGCTTGCCCCCGGAGAAGCGGGCGCTGGCGCAGCATCTGCGCCAGCTCTTCCTCGTGCTCGGGATCGGCGTGCGGCGCTTCGCGGCACGGCAGTTCATCGATCCCAGCTCGGTGACCCGCTACCTCAACGGCGAGCGGGTCCCGCCCTGGGACTTCGTCACCAGGATCATCGAGGAAGTCGAGAAGGCCCGGGCCCCCCTCACCCCCGAGGCGCAGGCGGCTCTGTGGGAGCTGCACCGGGCGGCGCTGAAGAGCAACCGGCACAGCAGTGAGATGCAGGCCCTCCAGGACAGGCTGGCCGAGGCCGACGAGGAGACCCGCCGCATCACGACCCGGCAGCGCGCCCTGCAGGAGGCGCTGCTGGACCGGGAGGGCCGCCTGGCGAAGGTACGGGGCCGGTGCCGGAACCTGGAGGCGCAGCTGGAGGAGCAGCGGCTCGCCCACCGGGGCGAGGTGGAGCTGTGGCGGGGCGAGTACGCGCGGCTTCAGGAGGAAAGCGGTGACCTGCAGGAACAGGTCATCTACCTGCAGGAGGCACTGGCGGTCACCCGCGCGGAACTGATCGCCGCCGAGGACCGGTGCCACCGGCTGGAGAGCAGGCTCGAGACCCTTCAGGCACTGGGCGGGGGCGAGCAGGACGACGACGAGCGCCCCTCCATCGTGGCGATGCTGGAGGAGGCCGACCGCAGGTCCTCGGTGCCCGAGCTGGTGCGGGCCGTCGGGGATCTGGAACTGCGTACCCGGAAGGCCATGGCGAGCGAGCTCGTGCGGTCGGCCGGCCAGTCGCGCACCGTCGAGGAGGTGGCGGGGCTCCTGTCCGCGCTGCGGCGGGCGGGCTTCGACACGCACGCCCAGACCGCGCTGCCCGCCCTGCTGATGGTCCGCTCGGTCGACGACACCAGTGCCCTGGCCCGGGAACTGTTCCGGGACGGCCTGGAGGAATACGTGGTGATCCTGGTCCAGGCGTCGGTGCGGTTCCACCAGCCCGAGGACCTGGCCGACTTCGCCCTCGCGCTGCACCGGGCCGGGCTCCCGGAGCACGCGGAGGGTCTGCTGGGTGCGGCGGCCGTGGTCCGTTCGGTGCCCGACCTGGTGTCCGTGACCCTCACCCTGGCGGGCGGCGAACTCGACGGCGCGGTGGTCACCGCGATGTCGGCGGCAGCCGCCCAGCGACCGGTGCCCGACCTGGTGACGCTGCGCCTCACCCTGCGCGAGGTGCGGCTGTCCCGGTACGCGGACGTCCTGCAGCGGGCGGTGGCGGCCGGGCGGTCCGCGTCCGACGTGGCCGAGTTCCTGCGCGCGCTGAGCCACCACGGCCTGGAGCGGGACGCCGAGACGGTCTTCGCCCTGACCCAGGACCGCAGCATCGGCCATCTCATCCCGCTCGTCCAGGCCCTGCGGGACGGACGGGCCTGGTCGGTGCTGTCCCGCGCGGGGAGGTGCCGTCCCGTCGACGACGTCGCCGTCCTGATCAGCGAGCTGCACATGGCGGGACGCCATCAGTTCGCGGCGAACCTGCTGGTCCTGACCGTGCGGTCGCGACCGGTGGACCAGATCGAGCAGCTGCTGGACCTGCTGGGCGGTATGGCACCGGGCCTGGAGTCGGTCATGCGGACCGCGGCCAGGATCCTCACGCCGGCCGAGTGCGCCGCACTGCTGACCTGGCTGGAGCACCACGGGCTGGACGCGCCCGCCGAGGCGGTCTTCCGGTGCGCGGTCCACGACGAGCTGGCGGGACAGGCGGGCCTCTTCCTCGCCGCCCTGGCCGAAGCCGGTTCGCGCTGTGCCGGCCGGGACGTCCTGTGCCGGCACGCGAGCACCATGGAGGTGCCGACCCTGGCCCACCTGATGCTGGCCCTGGAGTCGGCCTCGCTGACGAGCCAGCTCGACGCGGTGATCACCGACAGGTACCTCCATGGTCCGGTGGTCGACGTGGCCCTGCTGGTCAAGCGGCTCGGCTCGACGAGCGGCGTGGGTCCGCGCGCGGAGCGCGTGCAGCGACGGATCCTTCACCACATGGTCCGCGCCCGCTCCTGCGCCGATCAGGCGGCCCTGGTCGGAGCCCTGCAGGCGGCGGGTCTCGGCGCACTCGCCGACCTGCTCGTCACCGAGGCCCTGAAGGCCCATGGGCGGCAGTTCAAGGACCACCTGACGCGGGAGCGGACCAAGCACGAGCAGAAGGTCATGTCCCGGGCCTTCTGGGTCTCCGACCGCCCTCGCCCCCGACGCCGCGACCGGCGCGCCCAGACGGGCGGGAGCGCCGAGGCCGACCTGTGA
- a CDS encoding DNA polymerase III subunit gamma and tau gives MSSLALYRRYRPESFAEVIGQEHVTDPLQQALRNNRVNHAYLFSGPRGCGKTTSARILARCLNCEQGPTPTPCGECQSCRDLARNGPGSIDVIEIDAASHGGVDDARELREKAFFGPASSRYKIYIIDEAHMVTSAGFNALLKVVEEPPEHLKFIFATTEPEKVIGTIRSRTHHYPFRLVPPGTLRDYLAEVCRKEDIPVEDGVLPLVVRAGGGSVRDSMSVMDQLLAGAGEEGVTYAMATSLLGYTDGSLLDSVVEAFATGDGAAAFEVVDRVIEGGNDPRRFVADLLERLRDLVILAAVPDAVEKGLIDAPADVLERMQAQAGVFGAAELSRAADLVNEGLTEMRGATSPRLQLELICARVLLPAAYGDERSVMARLDRLERGVNFSAGAGTPPMGYAPGPDAHAAAGAAGAVPPGGGAAAARAAVRGSGAPTAPAAAPAPAQPASPVQAAPAPAPAPAGTPAPSAPQPEAPAAAAPAQPAAAPAAPAPGAWPTATPAGAGAGRRPGGWPTATAPGSGPGRPPAAHTPSAPGAQAPAPSAAAPSAPLQAAPVGGLDPRALWPDILEAVKNRRRFTWILLSQNAQVTGFDGTTLQLGFVNAGARDNFASSGSEDVLRQALAEQFNVQWKIDAIVDPSGGSAPSGGGPGGGYGGGGVSGTGGAPSGGYGGATAGGYGAAAGGGYGGGGGTATAQRPSQPASPASAASPALQATATSAAAPAAPTPTAAPAPVPPPPSRDPAPVPVAPEDDIPEDDDPDLDESALSGQELIMRELGATVVEEFTNE, from the coding sequence GTGTCGTCTCTCGCGCTGTACCGCCGCTATCGCCCGGAGTCGTTCGCCGAGGTCATCGGGCAGGAGCATGTCACCGACCCGTTGCAGCAGGCGCTGCGGAACAACCGGGTCAATCACGCGTACCTGTTCAGCGGTCCGCGTGGCTGCGGCAAGACCACCAGCGCACGCATCCTCGCCCGCTGTCTGAACTGTGAGCAGGGTCCCACTCCCACCCCCTGCGGGGAGTGCCAGTCGTGCCGCGACCTGGCCAGGAACGGGCCGGGTTCGATCGACGTCATCGAGATCGACGCAGCCTCCCACGGTGGTGTGGACGACGCCCGTGAGCTGCGCGAGAAGGCCTTCTTCGGCCCCGCCTCCAGCCGGTACAAGATCTACATCATCGACGAGGCCCACATGGTCACGTCGGCCGGCTTCAACGCCCTGCTGAAGGTCGTCGAGGAGCCGCCGGAGCACCTCAAGTTCATCTTCGCCACGACCGAGCCCGAGAAGGTCATCGGGACCATCCGCTCGCGGACCCACCACTACCCGTTCCGGCTCGTCCCGCCGGGCACGCTCCGGGACTACCTCGCCGAGGTGTGCCGGAAGGAGGACATCCCCGTCGAGGACGGCGTCCTTCCCCTGGTCGTCCGGGCCGGCGGCGGGTCCGTGCGTGACTCGATGTCCGTCATGGACCAGCTGCTCGCCGGCGCGGGGGAGGAGGGTGTGACGTACGCCATGGCCACCTCCCTCCTCGGCTACACCGACGGCTCGCTCCTCGACTCCGTCGTCGAGGCCTTCGCCACCGGTGACGGCGCCGCCGCCTTCGAGGTCGTGGACCGGGTCATCGAGGGCGGCAACGACCCCCGCCGGTTCGTCGCCGACCTGCTGGAGCGGCTGCGCGACCTCGTCATCCTCGCCGCCGTGCCGGACGCCGTCGAGAAGGGGCTCATCGACGCCCCCGCCGACGTCCTGGAGCGGATGCAGGCCCAGGCCGGCGTCTTCGGCGCGGCCGAGCTGAGCCGCGCCGCCGACCTCGTCAACGAGGGCCTGACCGAGATGCGCGGCGCCACCTCCCCGCGCCTGCAGCTGGAGCTGATCTGCGCCCGCGTCCTGCTTCCCGCCGCGTACGGCGACGAGCGGTCCGTCATGGCCCGCCTGGACCGCCTGGAGCGCGGCGTGAACTTCTCGGCGGGCGCCGGCACGCCTCCCATGGGGTACGCGCCGGGGCCGGACGCCCACGCCGCCGCCGGGGCCGCCGGTGCGGTTCCTCCGGGGGGCGGGGCCGCCGCGGCCCGCGCCGCCGTACGGGGCTCCGGCGCACCCACGGCTCCCGCCGCCGCTCCGGCCCCCGCTCAGCCCGCATCTCCCGTCCAGGCCGCCCCGGCACCCGCGCCCGCGCCCGCCGGCACCCCCGCCCCCAGCGCACCGCAGCCCGAGGCCCCGGCCGCCGCCGCACCCGCCCAGCCGGCGGCCGCGCCCGCCGCCCCGGCCCCCGGCGCCTGGCCCACCGCCACACCCGCCGGCGCCGGTGCCGGTCGCCGCCCCGGCGGCTGGCCCACCGCCACCGCCCCGGGCAGCGGGCCCGGCCGCCCCCCGGCGGCCCACACCCCGAGCGCGCCCGGCGCCCAGGCACCCGCCCCGTCCGCCGCCGCCCCCTCGGCCCCCCTCCAGGCCGCCCCGGTCGGCGGTCTCGACCCGCGTGCCCTCTGGCCGGACATCCTGGAGGCGGTGAAGAACCGCCGCCGCTTCACCTGGATCCTGCTCAGCCAGAACGCCCAGGTGACCGGCTTCGACGGCACCACCCTCCAGCTGGGCTTCGTCAACGCGGGCGCCCGTGACAACTTCGCGAGCAGCGGCAGCGAGGACGTACTGCGGCAGGCGCTGGCCGAGCAGTTCAACGTGCAGTGGAAGATCGACGCGATCGTCGACCCGTCCGGCGGCTCCGCACCCTCGGGCGGCGGCCCCGGCGGCGGCTACGGCGGAGGCGGCGTCTCCGGCACCGGCGGCGCGCCCTCCGGCGGCTACGGCGGTGCCACCGCCGGCGGTTACGGCGCAGCAGCGGGCGGTGGTTACGGCGGCGGCGGTGGTACGGCGACGGCGCAGCGCCCGTCCCAGCCCGCCTCCCCGGCTTCCGCGGCTTCCCCCGCCCTGCAGGCCACCGCGACCTCGGCCGCCGCCCCCGCCGCTCCCACGCCCACCGCGGCCCCGGCCCCCGTGCCCCCGCCGCCCAGCCGGGACCCGGCCCCCGTCCCGGTCGCCCCCGAGGACGACATCCCCGAGGACGACGACCCGGACCTCGACGAGTCGGCCCTCTCCGGCCAGGAGCTGATCATGCGGGAGCTGGGAGCGACGGTGGTCGAGGAGTTCACCAACGAGTAA
- a CDS encoding copper resistance protein CopC, whose protein sequence is MHEGGRPRRPALLVALLTLLVLLGSAAPAAAHAALAATDPRDGAVLKSAPRQLTLSFTESVGLLDGSVRLLGPDNRRVRVGEARHAPDGDDTVRVRLPDHLRTGTYTVAWRVVSADSHPVSGAFSFSIGKPSRTTAAADTGPPEHPATKALHLLARHLAYLAVALLLGTAAFTALCRPPDPAPLRRLLVTGWWTLLAATLALFLLRAPYETGAAPWTAFDPDGLTRTATTRPGIALLARVALLLLAVRLPGRRTPAVRALLAVGLALTWAAAEHASAGIQVPVAMVSSVLHLLAMSAWLGGLAALLTCLRRGGLPTATVHRYSCLALASVTVLVVTGVYQSWRGLGSLDALTQTTYGRLLAAKTAAVVLLLGAAWVSRGLVREPASGEATPGEATSSAPAPGEATAVPERALERVGGPSAGEAEGGGGGEPAPAHPDGGPAEHSPSPSSPPPPLPSPPYPDRRRLRRSVLAELAVAVVVLALTTLLTGTLPGRAAAEAAAAGPATVLPPTTTTTVPFDVGTPGGRGTVQITLDPARTGENSVQAVAFAPDGGLVSVPEIRLAFTHPGQDIGPIDAGLADRGGYWATDTLDLPVPGSWRMKATVRVSEFDQVTVARTVRIG, encoded by the coding sequence ATGCACGAGGGCGGACGACCGCGCCGGCCGGCGCTGCTGGTGGCACTGCTGACCCTGCTGGTCCTCCTCGGCTCCGCCGCCCCCGCCGCCGCGCACGCCGCGCTGGCCGCCACCGACCCCCGCGACGGCGCCGTCCTGAAGTCCGCGCCCCGGCAGCTCACCCTCTCCTTCACCGAGTCGGTCGGCCTGCTCGACGGGTCGGTACGCCTGCTCGGCCCCGACAACCGGCGCGTCCGCGTCGGCGAGGCCCGGCACGCGCCCGACGGCGACGACACGGTCCGCGTCCGCCTGCCCGACCACCTGCGCACCGGCACCTACACGGTGGCCTGGCGGGTGGTCTCCGCCGACAGCCACCCCGTCTCCGGCGCGTTCAGCTTCTCCATCGGCAAGCCCAGCCGTACGACGGCCGCCGCGGACACCGGCCCGCCCGAGCACCCGGCGACCAAGGCCCTGCACCTCCTGGCCCGCCACCTCGCCTACCTGGCCGTCGCCCTCCTCCTCGGCACCGCCGCCTTCACGGCCCTCTGCCGCCCGCCCGACCCCGCCCCCCTGCGCCGGCTGCTGGTCACCGGCTGGTGGACGCTGCTCGCGGCCACCCTCGCCCTGTTCCTGCTGCGCGCCCCCTACGAGACGGGCGCGGCCCCGTGGACGGCGTTCGACCCCGACGGCCTGACCCGCACCGCGACCACCCGCCCCGGTATCGCCCTGCTGGCCCGCGTGGCCCTGCTCCTGCTCGCCGTACGGCTCCCCGGGCGGCGTACACCGGCCGTGCGGGCGCTGCTCGCCGTGGGCCTGGCCCTCACCTGGGCCGCCGCCGAACACGCGTCCGCCGGGATCCAGGTGCCGGTGGCGATGGTGTCCTCGGTGCTGCACCTGCTGGCGATGTCGGCCTGGCTGGGCGGCCTCGCCGCACTGCTGACCTGCCTGCGCCGCGGCGGCCTCCCCACGGCCACCGTCCACCGCTACTCCTGCCTCGCCCTCGCCTCCGTCACCGTCCTCGTCGTCACCGGCGTCTACCAGTCCTGGCGCGGCCTCGGCTCCCTCGACGCGCTCACCCAGACGACGTACGGCCGGCTCCTGGCCGCCAAGACGGCGGCGGTGGTGCTGCTGCTGGGGGCGGCGTGGGTGTCACGGGGGCTGGTGCGGGAGCCGGCGTCCGGGGAGGCGACGCCCGGCGAGGCGACGTCCAGCGCGCCGGCGCCCGGGGAGGCCACGGCCGTACCGGAGAGGGCACTGGAACGGGTCGGGGGGCCGTCGGCGGGGGAGGCGGAAGGAGGCGGGGGCGGGGAGCCCGCGCCCGCGCACCCGGACGGAGGCCCTGCCGAGCACTCACCCTCGCCCTCGTCGCCGCCCCCGCCCCTGCCCTCACCCCCGTACCCGGACCGGCGTCGCCTGCGTCGCTCGGTCCTCGCCGAACTGGCCGTCGCCGTGGTCGTCCTGGCGTTGACGACCCTGCTGACCGGCACGCTGCCGGGCCGCGCCGCGGCCGAGGCGGCGGCGGCCGGACCGGCGACCGTGCTGCCGCCCACGACCACCACGACCGTGCCCTTCGACGTGGGCACCCCCGGCGGACGCGGCACCGTCCAGATCACCCTCGACCCGGCCCGCACCGGCGAGAACTCCGTCCAGGCCGTGGCCTTCGCCCCCGACGGCGGCCTCGTCAGCGTCCCCGAGATCCGCCTCGCCTTCACCCACCCCGGACAGGACATCGGCCCGATCGACGCCGGACTCGCCGACCGCGGCGGCTACTGGGCCACCGACACCCTCGACCTGCCGGTGCCGGGCAGCTGGCGCATGAAGGCGACGGTGCGGGTGTCGGAGTTCGACCAGGTGACGGTGGCGCGGACGGTCCGCATCGGCTGA
- a CDS encoding sensor histidine kinase, giving the protein MHTAFFVLLGASLARYLARHGPEPRTPWIIALSVLLAALYVLGPVLGARLTARRMIWLGAVVAAWAALVALAPSFAWCAVPLFYTGLRTLPPRAAVTLVAVLTALVVAAQLRLAGWPDPNVLLAPPAVAAITTAVFVTMERQSARRRALIDDLVRTRRVLAATERREGMLAERERLAREIHDTVAQGLSSQRMLLQAADRVWETDPAAARAHVRTAASVAERNLAEARRFVHDLAPADLAGGAGLRQALAALAERESDAGLAVRLHTEGTPTAPLPALVESAVLRIAQGALANVREHAAATTATLTLTCLDDQIVLDVADDGRGFDPRTPAPQGSGRGHGLPAIRARLRRLGGTLTIESAPGEGTVLSAAIPLSATPPPEPR; this is encoded by the coding sequence ATGCACACCGCCTTCTTCGTCCTGCTCGGCGCCTCCCTGGCCCGCTACCTCGCCCGCCACGGCCCCGAGCCGCGCACCCCGTGGATCATCGCCCTCTCGGTGCTGCTGGCGGCGCTGTACGTGCTCGGCCCGGTGCTCGGCGCCCGGCTCACCGCGCGGCGGATGATCTGGCTGGGCGCGGTCGTGGCCGCGTGGGCGGCGCTGGTGGCCCTCGCCCCGAGCTTCGCCTGGTGCGCGGTCCCGCTCTTCTACACCGGCCTGCGCACCCTCCCGCCGCGCGCCGCCGTCACCCTGGTCGCCGTGCTCACCGCGCTGGTGGTGGCCGCCCAGCTCCGGCTGGCGGGCTGGCCCGACCCGAACGTGCTGCTCGCGCCCCCGGCCGTGGCCGCGATCACCACCGCCGTCTTCGTCACGATGGAACGCCAGTCGGCCCGCCGGCGTGCCCTCATCGACGACCTGGTCCGCACCCGCCGCGTCCTCGCCGCCACCGAGCGCCGCGAGGGCATGCTGGCCGAACGCGAACGCCTCGCCCGGGAGATCCACGACACCGTCGCCCAGGGCCTGTCCAGCCAGCGGATGCTGCTCCAGGCGGCCGACCGCGTCTGGGAGACCGACCCGGCCGCGGCCCGCGCCCACGTCCGTACGGCCGCCTCGGTCGCCGAACGCAACCTCGCGGAGGCCCGCCGCTTCGTCCACGACCTCGCTCCGGCGGACCTGGCGGGCGGAGCCGGACTCCGACAGGCCCTGGCGGCGCTCGCGGAGCGCGAGTCGGACGCCGGCCTCGCGGTCCGCCTGCACACGGAGGGCACCCCCACGGCCCCGCTGCCCGCCCTGGTCGAGTCGGCCGTCCTGCGCATCGCGCAGGGCGCGCTCGCCAACGTACGGGAACACGCGGCGGCGACCACGGCGACCCTCACCCTGACCTGCCTGGACGACCAGATCGTCCTCGACGTCGCGGACGACGGCCGCGGCTTCGACCCGCGGACGCCCGCGCCCCAGGGTTCCGGCCGGGGCCACGGCCTGCCCGCGATCCGCGCCCGCCTGCGCCGGCTGGGCGGCACCCTGACGATCGAGTCGGCGCCCGGCGAGGGCACGGTCCTGTCGGCGGCGATCCCCCTGTCCGCGACCCCACCCCCGGAGCCGCGATGA
- the purD gene encoding phosphoribosylamine--glycine ligase, which yields MKVLVIGSGAREHALCRSLSLDPAVTALHCAPGNAGIAEVAELHQVDALDGAAVAALATRLGAELVVVGPEAPLVAGVADAVREAGIPVFGPSKEAAQLEGSKAFAKDVMAAAGVPTACSYVCTTPEEIEEALDAFGAPYVVKDDGLAAGKGVVVTGDLDRARAHAQACERVVIEEFLDGPEVSLFAVTDGETVVPLQPAQDFKRALDGDEGPNTGGMGAYSPLPWADPKLVDEVVQTVLQPTVDEMRRRGTPFSGLLYAGLAITGRGVRVIEFNARFGDPETQVVLARLRTPLAGLLMAAATGNLADLEPLRWSDEAAVTVVVASHNYPGTPRTGDPITGLDEVAAQDAPHAYVLHAGTRRDGDAVVSAGGRVLSVTATGKDLTEARERAYQAVGRIRLDGSQHRTDIAAKAAAGR from the coding sequence GTGAAGGTCCTCGTCATCGGTAGCGGCGCCCGCGAACACGCCCTGTGCCGTTCCCTGTCCCTCGACCCCGCCGTCACCGCGCTGCACTGCGCGCCCGGCAACGCCGGCATCGCGGAGGTGGCCGAGCTGCACCAGGTCGACGCCCTCGACGGCGCGGCGGTGGCCGCGCTGGCCACGCGGCTCGGCGCCGAGCTGGTCGTCGTCGGCCCCGAGGCCCCGCTGGTCGCGGGCGTGGCCGACGCGGTGCGCGAGGCGGGCATCCCGGTCTTCGGCCCGTCCAAGGAGGCCGCGCAGCTGGAGGGCTCCAAGGCCTTCGCCAAGGACGTGATGGCGGCGGCGGGCGTGCCCACGGCCTGTTCGTATGTCTGCACGACCCCGGAGGAGATCGAGGAGGCCCTCGACGCCTTCGGCGCGCCGTACGTCGTCAAGGACGACGGTCTCGCCGCCGGCAAGGGCGTCGTCGTCACCGGCGACCTCGACCGGGCCCGCGCCCACGCGCAGGCCTGCGAGCGGGTGGTCATCGAGGAGTTCCTGGACGGCCCGGAAGTCTCCCTCTTCGCCGTCACGGACGGCGAGACGGTCGTCCCGCTCCAGCCCGCCCAGGACTTCAAGCGGGCCCTGGACGGCGACGAGGGCCCCAACACGGGCGGCATGGGCGCGTACTCGCCGCTGCCCTGGGCCGACCCCAAGCTGGTGGACGAGGTCGTGCAGACCGTGCTCCAGCCCACGGTCGACGAGATGCGCCGCCGCGGCACGCCGTTCTCCGGTCTGCTGTACGCCGGACTGGCCATCACCGGCCGGGGCGTGCGGGTGATCGAGTTCAACGCCCGCTTCGGCGACCCGGAGACCCAGGTCGTGCTGGCCCGTCTGAGGACCCCGCTGGCCGGTCTGCTGATGGCCGCCGCCACCGGCAACCTCGCCGACCTGGAGCCGCTGCGCTGGAGCGACGAGGCCGCGGTCACCGTGGTCGTCGCCTCGCACAACTACCCCGGCACCCCCCGCACCGGCGACCCGATCACCGGTCTGGACGAGGTCGCCGCGCAGGACGCCCCGCACGCGTACGTGCTGCACGCCGGCACCCGGCGCGACGGCGACGCCGTGGTGAGCGCGGGCGGCCGGGTGCTGTCCGTCACCGCGACCGGCAAGGACCTCACCGAGGCCCGTGAGCGCGCCTACCAGGCGGTCGGTCGCATCCGGCTCGACGGCTCCCAGCACCGCACGGACATCGCGGCGAAGGCGGCGGCGGGCCGGTAG
- a CDS encoding response regulator transcription factor — translation MTVRILLCDDHAVVRAGLRALLSSAPDIEVAGEAATGEEAIALTRKLTPDVVLMDLQLGEGMDGVETTRRILRTADEGTRAPHVLVLTTYDTDADITRAIEAGATGYLLKAERPEELFTAIHAAAQGRTALSPPVATRVMSHLRTPRPTLTPRERDILGHLVQGLTNRDIARTLYISEATVKTHLRRIYDKLGVTTRAAAVATAKEQRLIP, via the coding sequence ATGACCGTACGGATCCTCCTCTGCGACGACCACGCGGTGGTCCGCGCGGGCCTGCGCGCCCTGCTGTCGAGCGCCCCGGACATCGAGGTGGCGGGCGAGGCGGCGACGGGCGAGGAGGCGATCGCGCTCACCCGCAAGCTCACCCCGGACGTCGTCCTGATGGACCTCCAGCTGGGCGAGGGAATGGACGGCGTGGAAACCACCCGCCGCATCCTGCGCACGGCCGACGAGGGCACCCGCGCGCCCCACGTCCTGGTCCTCACCACCTACGACACCGACGCCGACATCACCCGCGCCATCGAGGCCGGCGCCACCGGCTACCTCCTCAAGGCGGAACGCCCCGAGGAACTCTTCACCGCCATCCACGCCGCCGCCCAGGGCCGCACCGCCCTCTCGCCCCCCGTCGCCACCCGCGTCATGTCCCACCTGCGCACCCCCCGCCCCACCCTCACCCCCCGCGAACGCGACATCCTCGGCCACCTCGTCCAGGGCCTCACCAACCGCGACATCGCCCGCACCCTCTACATCAGCGAGGCCACCGTCAAAACCCACCTCCGCCGCATCTACGACAAACTCGGCGTCACCACCCGCGCGGCGGCGGTCGCCACGGCGAAGGAACAACGGCTCATCCCGTGA
- a CDS encoding glucose 1-dehydrogenase, with protein sequence MTTPSPGLLAGQTALVTGAGRGIGRGIALRFAQHGAAVAVHCRTAVREARAVADRIQDAGGRATVVRGDLTDPAACRRIVREAAAWGGGRLTALVNNAGVQPVRELAGMTAEEWRAVVDTNLGSVFACTQAAVEVMGESGGSVTHIASVEASAPAPGHAHYSAAKAAVVMHARAAALEYGPLGIRVNTVSPGLVDREGLARDWPDGVDRWRRAAPLGRLGRPEDIGDACAFLASPLASWITGHDLVVDGGVTARPTW encoded by the coding sequence ATGACGACGCCTTCCCCGGGACTCCTGGCGGGACAGACCGCCCTCGTCACCGGCGCGGGCAGGGGCATCGGCCGGGGCATCGCGCTGCGGTTCGCCCAGCACGGCGCGGCGGTCGCCGTGCACTGCCGTACGGCGGTGCGGGAGGCGCGTGCCGTGGCGGACCGCATCCAGGACGCGGGCGGCCGGGCCACGGTCGTACGCGGCGACCTCACCGACCCGGCCGCGTGCCGGCGGATCGTGCGCGAGGCCGCCGCGTGGGGCGGCGGACGGCTCACCGCGCTGGTCAACAACGCGGGCGTGCAGCCGGTGCGCGAGCTGGCCGGGATGACGGCCGAGGAGTGGCGGGCGGTCGTCGACACCAACCTGGGCAGCGTGTTCGCCTGCACCCAGGCGGCCGTCGAGGTCATGGGGGAGAGCGGCGGCTCGGTGACCCACATCGCGTCCGTCGAGGCGAGCGCGCCCGCCCCGGGCCACGCCCACTACAGCGCCGCCAAGGCGGCCGTGGTGATGCACGCCCGCGCGGCGGCCCTGGAGTACGGCCCCCTCGGCATCCGCGTGAACACCGTCTCGCCCGGCCTCGTCGACCGCGAGGGACTGGCGCGGGACTGGCCGGACGGCGTGGACCGCTGGCGGCGCGCGGCCCCGCTCGGCCGCCTGGGCCGGCCCGAGGACATCGGCGACGCCTGCGCGTTCCTCGCCTCCCCGCTCGCGTCCTGGATCACGGGTCACGACCTGGTCGTGGACGGCGGCGTGACGGCGCGGCCGACCTGGTGA